From Cannabis sativa cultivar Pink pepper isolate KNU-18-1 chromosome 8, ASM2916894v1, whole genome shotgun sequence, a single genomic window includes:
- the LOC115698752 gene encoding ribonuclease 3, with protein sequence MAYNSSILLIFKLLILQYLSVLCVSQDNFDFFYFVQQWPGAYCDTKQHRCCYPKTGKPAADFGIHGMWPNYNDGSWPSNCDPDSVFSVHEISDLMGRLQKEWPSLSCPSSNGNRFWSHEWEKHGTCSEQQLDQHDYFEAGLKLKEKANLLNVLRTAGIEPNDNFYSLEKIEDAITEGIGHAPGIECNKDSEGNSQLYQVYLCVDTSGSDFIDCPKLPRGRCATNVQFAKF encoded by the exons ATGGCATACAACAGCTCAATATTGTTGATCTTCAAGCTATTAATCTTACAATATCTCTCCGTCCTTTGTGTTTCACAGGATAACTTTGATTTCTTCTACTTTGTCCAACAA TGGCCAGGAGCATATTGTGATACAAAGCAACATAGATGTTGCTACCCAAAAACAGGAAAGCCAGCAGCAGATTTTGGAATTCATGGGATGTGGCCAAACTACAACGATGGTTCATGGCCATCAAACTGTGATCCCGACAGCGTCTTCTCTGTTCATGAG ATATCAGACTTGATGGGCCGTCTCCAAAAGGAATGGCCCTCTCTAAGCTGCCCCAGCAGCAATGGAAACAGATTCTGGTCTCACGAATGGGAAAAACATGGGACTTGTTCCGAGCAACAACTAGACCAGCATGATTACTTCGAAGCAGGTCTCAAGCTCAAGGAAAAGGCCAACCTACTTAATGTCCTCAGAACTGctg GTATTGAGCCAAATGACAATTTTTACAGCTTGGAGAAAATCGAAGATGCTATAACAGAGGGAATTGGGCATGCCCCAGGAATAGAGTGCAACAAGGATTCAGAGGGTAACAGTCAACTTTACCAAGTTTATTTGTGCGTCGACACCTCTGGATCGGACTTCATTGACTGTCCCAAGCTTCCAAGAGGAAGATGTGCCACAAATGTTCAGTTCGCCAAATTTTAA